From Woronichinia naegeliana WA131, the proteins below share one genomic window:
- a CDS encoding isoaspartyl peptidase/L-asparaginase, whose translation MISQQPKLIIHGGASSLDDKGGLDAVRRSLHQIVAEVYGLLAQGGEAIDAVVRGCELLENEPCFNAGTGSVVQSDGQVRMSASLMDGERQNFSGVINVARVKNPIHLAKFLQQETDRILSDYGSSELARELQIPPYDPLTDFRIEEWMEERRANFQNKQRMARLISADTSEARKGTIGVVALDSQGKIAAGTSTGGKGLERIGRVSDSAMPAGNYATQFAGVSCTGVGEDIINECLAAKIVIRVSDGFSLAQSMTKSIQEAQSHQTDLAAIALDQTGVIAWGKTCPVLLGAYHNGTAIGDTLELADSETVGYLE comes from the coding sequence ATGATATCCCAACAACCTAAGTTAATTATTCACGGTGGTGCGAGTTCCCTTGATGATAAGGGCGGTTTAGATGCTGTTCGGCGATCGCTGCATCAAATTGTGGCGGAAGTTTACGGTCTGTTAGCGCAGGGTGGAGAGGCGATCGATGCGGTGGTTCGAGGTTGTGAATTATTGGAAAATGAACCTTGTTTTAATGCCGGTACAGGGTCAGTCGTGCAATCCGATGGTCAGGTGCGGATGAGTGCCTCGTTAATGGACGGAGAACGACAAAATTTTAGTGGAGTTATTAATGTTGCTCGCGTTAAAAATCCCATTCATTTAGCGAAATTCTTGCAACAGGAAACGGATCGTATTTTGTCGGATTATGGTTCTTCCGAATTAGCACGAGAATTACAAATTCCTCCCTATGATCCTTTAACCGATTTTCGTATCGAAGAATGGATGGAAGAACGCCGCGCCAATTTTCAAAATAAGCAACGTATGGCTCGCCTCATTTCGGCTGATACCTCGGAAGCAAGAAAGGGAACGATTGGTGTGGTGGCTTTGGATAGTCAAGGGAAAATTGCGGCAGGAACGTCAACGGGAGGTAAAGGTTTAGAACGGATTGGTCGGGTCAGTGATTCAGCCATGCCCGCCGGAAATTATGCAACCCAATTTGCCGGAGTCAGTTGTACGGGAGTGGGGGAAGATATTATTAATGAATGTCTGGCTGCCAAAATTGTTATTCGTGTTAGCGATGGATTTTCTCTTGCTCAATCCATGACTAAATCTATTCAGGAGGCTCAGTCCCATCAAACCGATTTAGCGGCGATCGCTTTAGATCAAACGGGAGTCATTGCCTGGGGAAAAACCTGTCCAGTGTTATTGGGAGCTTACCATAATGGCACAGCGATCGGGGATACATTGGAATTAGCTGATAGTGAGACTGTTGGTTATTTAGAATAG
- a CDS encoding CHAT domain-containing protein, with amino-acid sequence MDEARLQAYVNLIEQLLTCADDEELNNILQANQELIDPEFLQVMENYATGLEQQGNNNPAAWLRNMAQQLGQYLNPQVGSMEEYQGFLLEVLQAEYESNNPAVVYPILQRRQHLLDGTFAQLLQQWARNKFSQAKPEEVAVIAVLIQNLCLDISEFPLGSRANNLEISIKGYHTVLEVLTRDAFPEKWAMTQNNLGLAYSNRIRGERADNLELAIAALNLSLQVYTRDAFPYEWANSQNNLGNAYCNHIRGKRADNLELAITAYNLSLEVYNRDAFPYEWARSQNNLGTAYSDRIKGERADNLELAIVALNLSLEVLTREAFSQDWARSQNNLGLTYGDRILGERADNLELAIAACNQSLEVYNREAFPSEWARSQNSLGLAYSNRIRGERADNLELAIAAYNQSLEVYNREAFPEDWAMTQNNLGTAYGNRILGERADNLELAIAAFNLSLQVYTRDSFPYEWASTQNNLGAAYSYRIKGERADNLELAIAAYNLSLEVYTREAFPERRASTQNNLGGAYQTRIRGEMADNLELAIASYNLSLQVYTREAFPEYWATAQNNLGIAYRDRIKGERADNLELAIAAYNQSLEVRTRDAFPEYWATTQNNLGTAYRNRILGERADNLELAIAAINLSLDVYTRQAFPEDWAMTQNNLGTAYGNRILGERADNLEKAITALNLSLEVYTREAFPENWARSQNNLGLTYSNRILGERADNLELAIEAYNLSLEVWTSTAYPIYCLVAGRNLGVTANLIEDWETAIKGYNLAIEAVENTRLEALNPQRQQEILSEAMDVYHGIVQSYLNLNQRDRALEYVERSKTRYLVQLLTDRDIYPKGNIPQTIITELDRLRRAIIGEEQQLAIQEQTRNRGVILTLDQQKQPILNDYTHLNHLKQELNQFIDREITPIDPTFSLTQKVQSIPLSEIQSLIDQQTAILEWYISGDSIMAFIVTNEGLIPPNPPSKGGNWNENEVKGVKVWQSSATDRENLINFIKDYREAYENNKTEWIKTLDSRLNQLSEILHIDELLELIPPSCKRLIIIPHWFLHIIPLHCLPLKDGQFLYQRFSNGVGYVPSCQLLKLVQSSQRENFNRLFAIKNPTRKGLKPLLGANLEIERISQGFDADKTIIIGESEASEQTLENRRQDLQASHCIHFSCHGKFDDKSPRDSALMLADPEGNLGESANLTLAEVFEKLDLRECRLVTFSACESGIIESKADSISDEYVGLPSGFLFAGSSSVVSTLWTVDPLATTLFMTKFYHDLKRISIQDKGSIAIVLNNTQTWLRTLNSKKLARIKNSQIFQQLLDQVFEIKRDRKKFQDLLEAAVKREPYPFANPYYWTAFIATGV; translated from the coding sequence ATGGATGAAGCCAGATTACAAGCTTATGTTAATTTAATTGAACAGTTGCTCACTTGTGCTGATGATGAGGAACTCAATAATATTCTGCAAGCAAATCAGGAATTGATTGATCCCGAATTTTTGCAGGTGATGGAAAACTATGCAACAGGGTTAGAACAACAAGGAAATAATAATCCTGCGGCTTGGTTACGGAATATGGCGCAACAGTTGGGGCAATATCTCAACCCTCAAGTGGGAAGTATGGAGGAATATCAGGGGTTTTTATTAGAAGTATTACAAGCAGAATATGAGAGTAATAATCCTGCGGTCGTTTATCCGATCCTACAACGCCGTCAACATCTGTTAGATGGTACCTTTGCCCAACTGTTGCAACAATGGGCGAGAAATAAGTTTTCTCAAGCGAAACCAGAAGAAGTGGCAGTTATTGCCGTGTTGATTCAAAATTTATGTCTTGATATTTCAGAGTTTCCCTTGGGAAGTCGGGCTAATAATCTAGAAATCTCTATTAAAGGCTATCACACCGTTTTAGAAGTATTAACCCGTGATGCCTTTCCTGAAAAATGGGCAATGACACAAAATAATCTGGGGTTAGCTTATAGTAATCGCATCAGAGGGGAAAGAGCTGATAATCTAGAGTTAGCCATCGCAGCTTTAAACCTGTCTTTACAAGTATATACCCGTGATGCCTTTCCTTATGAATGGGCAAATTCACAAAATAATCTGGGGAATGCTTATTGTAATCACATCAGAGGGAAAAGGGCAGACAATCTAGAGTTAGCTATTACGGCTTATAACCTGTCATTAGAAGTATATAACCGTGATGCCTTTCCTTATGAATGGGCAAGGTCACAAAATAATCTGGGGACTGCTTATAGTGATCGCATCAAAGGGGAAAGGGCAGATAATCTAGAGTTAGCCATCGTAGCTTTAAACCTGTCTTTAGAAGTATTAACCCGTGAAGCCTTTTCTCAAGATTGGGCAAGGTCACAAAATAATTTGGGGTTAACTTATGGTGATCGCATTCTTGGGGAAAGGGCAGATAATCTAGAGTTAGCCATCGCAGCTTGTAACCAGTCATTAGAAGTATATAACCGTGAAGCTTTTCCTTCTGAATGGGCAAGGTCACAAAATAGTCTGGGGTTAGCTTATAGTAATCGCATCAGAGGGGAAAGAGCAGATAATCTAGAGTTAGCCATCGCAGCTTATAACCAGTCATTAGAAGTATATAACCGTGAAGCATTTCCTGAAGATTGGGCAATGACACAAAATAATCTGGGGACTGCTTATGGAAATCGCATTCTTGGGGAAAGGGCAGATAATCTAGAGTTAGCTATCGCCGCTTTTAACCTGTCTTTACAAGTATATACCCGTGATAGCTTTCCTTATGAATGGGCAAGTACACAAAATAATCTGGGTGCTGCTTATAGTTATCGCATCAAAGGGGAAAGGGCAGATAATCTAGAGTTAGCGATCGCTGCTTATAACCTGTCATTAGAAGTATATACCCGTGAAGCTTTTCCTGAACGACGGGCAAGTACACAAAATAATCTGGGGGGTGCTTATCAAACTCGCATCAGAGGGGAAATGGCAGATAATCTAGAGTTAGCGATCGCTTCTTATAACCTGTCATTACAGGTATATACCCGTGAAGCTTTTCCTGAATATTGGGCAACGGCACAAAATAATCTGGGGATTGCTTATCGTGATCGCATCAAAGGGGAAAGGGCAGATAATCTAGAGTTAGCGATCGCAGCTTATAACCAGTCATTAGAAGTAAGAACCCGTGATGCCTTTCCTGAATATTGGGCAACGACCCAAAATAATCTGGGGACTGCTTATAGAAATCGCATTCTTGGGGAAAGAGCAGATAATCTAGAGTTAGCTATCGCAGCTATTAACCTGTCTTTAGATGTATATACCCGTCAAGCATTTCCTGAAGATTGGGCAATGACACAAAATAATCTGGGGACTGCTTATGGAAATCGCATTCTTGGGGAAAGGGCAGATAATCTAGAAAAAGCGATCACAGCTTTAAACCTGTCTTTAGAAGTCTATACCCGTGAAGCCTTTCCTGAAAATTGGGCAAGGTCACAAAATAATTTGGGGTTAACTTATAGTAATCGCATTCTTGGGGAAAGGGCAGATAATCTAGAGTTAGCTATTGAAGCTTATAACCTGTCTTTAGAAGTTTGGACTTCCACTGCTTATCCCATTTACTGTTTAGTGGCAGGACGAAACTTAGGAGTTACAGCTAACCTGATCGAAGACTGGGAAACCGCCATCAAAGGCTACAATTTAGCGATCGAAGCAGTAGAAAATACTCGACTCGAAGCCTTAAACCCCCAACGGCAACAAGAAATCCTCTCCGAAGCAATGGATGTTTATCATGGCATAGTTCAATCCTATCTCAACCTCAATCAAAGAGATCGCGCCTTAGAATACGTTGAACGCAGCAAAACTCGCTATCTAGTCCAATTGCTAACCGATCGAGATATCTATCCTAAAGGTAATATCCCCCAAACTATTATTACCGAATTAGATCGCCTCCGTCGTGCCATTATTGGGGAAGAACAACAGTTAGCCATCCAAGAACAAACCCGCAATCGGGGAGTAATTTTAACCCTAGATCAACAAAAACAACCCATCTTAAATGACTATACTCACCTCAATCATTTAAAACAAGAGTTAAATCAATTCATTGACCGTGAAATAACCCCCATAGATCCCACTTTTAGCTTAACTCAAAAGGTTCAAAGCATTCCCTTAAGTGAGATTCAATCCTTAATTGATCAACAAACTGCCATTTTAGAATGGTATATTTCAGGGGATAGTATTATGGCGTTTATTGTAACTAATGAAGGTTTGATCCCCCCTAACCCCCCTTCAAAAGGGGGGAATTGGAATGAGAATGAGGTAAAAGGAGTTAAAGTTTGGCAATCTTCAGCAACAGATCGAGAAAACTTGATTAATTTCATTAAAGATTATCGTGAAGCTTATGAAAATAATAAAACCGAGTGGATTAAAACTCTTGATTCTCGTTTAAATCAACTATCAGAAATTCTCCACATTGATGAACTTTTAGAACTAATTCCTCCATCTTGCAAACGATTAATCATCATTCCCCATTGGTTTTTACATATTATTCCCCTTCATTGTTTACCCCTAAAAGATGGACAATTTCTCTATCAACGCTTTTCTAATGGTGTAGGATACGTTCCCAGTTGCCAACTTTTGAAACTAGTACAATCATCACAGCGAGAAAACTTTAATCGTCTTTTTGCCATTAAAAACCCCACCAGAAAAGGACTAAAACCCCTCTTAGGGGCAAATCTGGAAATAGAGAGAATTAGTCAAGGATTTGATGCTGACAAAACCATTATTATTGGTGAATCAGAAGCATCAGAACAAACCCTAGAAAACCGTCGTCAAGACTTACAAGCATCCCATTGTATTCACTTTTCCTGTCATGGAAAATTTGATGATAAATCCCCTAGAGACTCGGCATTAATGTTAGCAGATCCAGAAGGTAACTTAGGAGAATCAGCTAACCTAACCCTAGCAGAAGTCTTTGAAAAACTGGATTTAAGAGAATGCCGTTTAGTCACCTTTTCCGCTTGTGAAAGTGGTATAATCGAAAGTAAAGCGGATAGTATTAGTGATGAATACGTCGGTTTACCCAGTGGTTTTCTATTTGCAGGAAGTTCTAGTGTTGTTAGCACCCTTTGGACAGTAGATCCCCTAGCAACAACCTTATTTATGACTAAATTTTATCACGATCTTAAACGAATTTCTATCCAAGATAAAGGAAGTATTGCTATTGTTTTAAATAATACTCAAACATGGTTAAGAACATTAAATAGCAAAAAATTAGCCCGAATAAAAAATAGTCAAATATTCCAGCAATTACTCGATCAAGTCTTTGAAATTAAACGCGATAGAAAGAAATTTCAAGACTTATTAGAAGCTGCGGTTAAACGCGAACCCTATCCCTTTGCCAATCCCTATTATTGGACAGCATTTATCGCCACAGGAGTTTAG
- a CDS encoding radical SAM protein, protein MTTINPQTIRLDLSTHCQLKCPSCPTAQGKIKEQLGAGFVSSENFQKIVTNNPEILHIELSNWGEVLLNPELPLILEYAYQKNVIITISNGANLNTAKAETLEALVKYRVRQITCSIDGASQETYQQYRLGGNFNRVIDNIKTINHYKSIHKTDFPILLWQFVVFGHNEHEIAQARQLAKELKMEFYVKLSWDEEISPLKHPEQVRLETNSQVISQSEFLKKNKRDYMNQYFCKQMFQSPQINWDGRVLGCCINSWGDYGNAFDDKLVKVFNNPKMNYARQMLLGQVPEREDIPCTTCYVYQNMQKNNTYLQAKEIQESWLYQWGAKWGKFGVSMINRSWLSQQWLKAIIKSTIKSLP, encoded by the coding sequence ATGACGACTATTAATCCCCAAACCATTCGTCTAGACCTTTCCACCCATTGTCAACTGAAATGTCCTTCCTGCCCAACAGCCCAGGGTAAAATCAAGGAACAACTCGGTGCCGGTTTTGTCAGCTCAGAAAATTTCCAGAAAATTGTCACTAATAATCCTGAAATCTTGCATATAGAACTATCTAATTGGGGAGAAGTCTTACTGAATCCTGAATTACCCTTAATTTTAGAATATGCTTATCAAAAAAATGTCATTATTACGATCAGTAATGGTGCTAACCTCAACACTGCGAAAGCAGAAACCCTAGAAGCGTTGGTGAAATATCGAGTTCGGCAGATTACCTGTTCCATCGATGGCGCGAGTCAAGAAACCTATCAACAATATCGTCTGGGGGGAAATTTTAACCGCGTTATTGACAACATTAAAACCATTAATCACTATAAATCTATCCATAAAACCGACTTTCCCATTTTACTGTGGCAATTTGTTGTCTTTGGACACAATGAACATGAAATCGCCCAAGCCAGACAATTGGCAAAAGAACTGAAGATGGAATTTTATGTCAAGCTATCCTGGGATGAAGAGATTTCTCCCTTAAAACATCCTGAACAGGTGCGATTAGAAACCAATAGTCAAGTAATTAGTCAAAGCGAATTCCTCAAAAAGAATAAAAGAGATTATATGAATCAATATTTTTGTAAGCAAATGTTTCAATCGCCCCAAATTAATTGGGATGGTAGGGTATTAGGATGTTGTATTAATTCCTGGGGAGATTACGGCAATGCCTTTGATGATAAATTGGTCAAGGTTTTCAATAATCCGAAGATGAATTATGCGAGGCAAATGCTCCTGGGGCAAGTTCCTGAACGAGAAGATATTCCTTGCACGACCTGCTATGTCTATCAAAATATGCAAAAAAATAATACCTATCTGCAAGCTAAAGAAATTCAAGAATCCTGGCTCTATCAATGGGGAGCAAAATGGGGCAAATTTGGAGTCAGTATGATCAATCGTTCTTGGCTCTCACAACAATGGTTAAAAGCTATTATTAAATCAACCATTAAAAGTCTCCCCTAA
- a CDS encoding Rpn family recombination-promoting nuclease/putative transposase produces MRTDTIFYQLFLTFNSLLFELLGKPVDDAAYYQFISAEIKEKAFRFDGIFMPDREDKPIYFVEVQFQNKPDFYWELIAEISLYLNQYKPVQDWKAVALFAQRRFDVTSLTLYQQELINSGRILPIYLDEMRSGSIGVGLIQLILAQDVQAPVLVQQLLQRAKTEIADPLVTRDIIDLLETVLVSKFAQLSRKEIQAMFLLSDIKQTRVYQEAKQEGRQEGEIRLLIRQLSRRFGKISDRRIQIINSLTLEQLDDLGEALLDFGELADLDNWLGFQIGE; encoded by the coding sequence ATGCGTACTGACACAATCTTTTATCAATTATTCCTAACCTTTAACTCTCTTCTTTTTGAATTGTTGGGAAAACCTGTTGACGATGCGGCTTATTATCAATTTATCTCTGCCGAAATCAAGGAAAAGGCTTTTCGTTTTGACGGAATTTTTATGCCAGATCGAGAAGATAAGCCCATCTATTTTGTCGAGGTACAATTCCAAAATAAGCCTGATTTTTACTGGGAACTGATTGCTGAAATTAGTCTCTATTTAAATCAATATAAACCCGTTCAGGATTGGAAGGCTGTTGCTCTTTTTGCCCAACGTCGTTTTGATGTTACATCTTTAACACTTTACCAACAGGAATTGATTAATAGTGGTCGAATTTTGCCGATCTATTTGGATGAGATGCGATCGGGTTCTATTGGAGTCGGATTGATTCAGTTAATCCTCGCTCAGGATGTTCAAGCTCCTGTTTTAGTTCAACAATTACTACAAAGGGCCAAGACAGAAATTGCTGATCCTTTAGTGACCCGCGATATTATAGATTTATTGGAGACGGTGTTGGTTTCCAAATTTGCCCAATTAAGCCGCAAGGAGATTCAAGCGATGTTTTTACTGAGTGATATTAAGCAAACACGGGTCTATCAAGAGGCTAAACAAGAGGGTCGCCAAGAGGGAGAGATTCGTTTGCTGATTCGTCAGTTATCTCGGCGGTTTGGCAAGATTAGCGATCGCCGTATTCAAATTATTAATAGTTTGACCCTGGAGCAGTTGGATGATTTGGGAGAAGCTCTATTGGATTTTGGCGAACTTGCAGATTTGGATAATTGGTTAGGGTTTCAAATAGGGGAATGA
- a CDS encoding CoB--CoM heterodisulfide reductase iron-sulfur subunit B family protein, producing MTSSLKYAYFPGCVAQGACRELYQSTAALTQALGIELIELKKASCCGSGTFKEDSLLLEDTVNARNIALAESLGLPLLTHCSTCQGVIGHVDERLKAAQGNDPAYLEQVNGYLKRENCSPYQGSSRVTHILWALIADYGLEKLQQRVTKRLEGLNCAAFYGCYLLRVQETIPEENVFEPQSMENVFRTVGANPIYYAGRTQCCGWPISSYATPQSFQLAGGHLQDAIAAGADCLVTPCPLCHLQLDSRQPEIAKALDQDLAIPVLHLPQLVGLAVGLTPKELGLDRHIVSPLPLLEKLGL from the coding sequence ATGACTTCATCGCTTAAATACGCTTACTTTCCTGGTTGTGTTGCCCAGGGAGCCTGTCGAGAACTGTATCAATCTACCGCCGCTCTCACCCAGGCCCTTGGCATTGAACTCATCGAACTTAAAAAAGCTTCTTGTTGTGGCTCTGGTACTTTTAAGGAAGATTCGCTACTACTCGAAGATACAGTTAATGCTCGTAATATTGCCCTAGCAGAATCCTTGGGTTTACCTCTCCTGACTCACTGTAGTACTTGCCAAGGGGTGATTGGCCATGTGGATGAGCGTTTAAAAGCAGCCCAGGGAAATGATCCCGCCTATCTGGAGCAGGTAAATGGCTATCTCAAGCGAGAAAATTGTTCTCCCTATCAAGGTTCTAGCCGTGTCACCCATATTCTTTGGGCCTTAATTGCCGACTATGGGCTAGAAAAATTGCAACAACGGGTTACTAAACGCCTAGAAGGTCTAAACTGTGCCGCTTTCTATGGTTGTTATCTATTACGGGTGCAAGAGACAATTCCAGAGGAAAATGTTTTTGAGCCACAGTCGATGGAAAATGTTTTTCGCACAGTGGGAGCCAATCCAATTTACTATGCTGGTCGTACTCAGTGTTGTGGTTGGCCGATTTCTAGTTACGCTACGCCCCAATCTTTTCAATTAGCAGGCGGTCATCTGCAAGACGCGATCGCCGCCGGAGCCGATTGTTTAGTTACCCCTTGTCCCCTCTGTCATTTACAATTAGATTCTCGTCAACCTGAAATTGCTAAAGCTCTTGATCAAGACTTGGCCATTCCTGTTTTGCATTTACCCCAATTAGTGGGTTTAGCGGTGGGTCTGACTCCTAAAGAATTAGGCTTAGATCGTCATATTGTTTCCCCGCTTCCGCTCTTAGAAAAGTTGGGACTTTAA
- a CDS encoding glutaredoxin family protein, with translation MQLILYRKPDCHLCEGLEEKLEQITSIQFDLERRDITTREDWFNLYQYEIPVLCLQSPQGEKVLPRLSPRATVKILEQLLEKNIHLANLNQ, from the coding sequence ATGCAATTAATTCTTTACCGTAAACCTGACTGTCATCTTTGTGAAGGACTTGAGGAAAAGTTAGAACAAATCACCTCAATCCAATTTGATTTGGAACGGCGAGATATTACCACCCGTGAGGATTGGTTTAATTTATATCAATACGAAATTCCAGTTCTTTGCCTCCAGAGTCCTCAGGGAGAAAAAGTCTTGCCTCGTTTATCCCCTAGAGCAACGGTCAAAATCCTAGAACAATTGCTTGAGAAAAATATTCATCTGGCGAACTTAAATCAATGA
- a CDS encoding phosphomannose isomerase type II C-terminal cupin domain, with amino-acid sequence MSEPIKLDLPEFATHSSHPEASLTRTPPWGTVTVLEESSRYRINRIVIKPGQHMSTQMHYHRSEHWVVVSGTARVICNGEEKLLKQKESTYVPMNTPHRVENPGVIDLVLIEVQNGEYLGDDDIVRFADHVPETQEVP; translated from the coding sequence ATGAGTGAACCGATTAAGCTTGATCTGCCGGAATTTGCTACCCATTCTTCTCACCCTGAAGCTTCTCTGACTCGCACTCCCCCCTGGGGGACGGTGACTGTTCTAGAAGAAAGTTCCCGATACCGTATAAATCGCATTGTCATCAAACCAGGGCAACACATGAGTACACAAATGCACTATCATCGTAGCGAGCATTGGGTCGTTGTGTCAGGGACGGCGAGGGTGATCTGTAATGGCGAGGAAAAATTGCTTAAACAAAAAGAATCCACCTATGTGCCGATGAATACGCCCCACCGAGTAGAAAATCCAGGCGTGATCGACCTGGTACTCATTGAGGTGCAGAATGGGGAATATTTAGGCGATGATGATATTGTGCGATTTGCTGATCACGTCCCTGAAACCCAGGAAGTGCCATAA
- a CDS encoding DUF4359 domain-containing protein: MKVLRVLTTLGSLLLAGGGLIMMIGNPGPQDYETYATDALSRYLKEQVCPQAANNLGGLIQSYCKTLVDTGRPQIHHLITYSTTRKNYLIFSIYATELSLPSPVPTYKFQTIGVMQQFYTYEAEKL, translated from the coding sequence ATGAAAGTGTTGCGGGTATTAACAACCTTAGGGAGTCTTCTCTTGGCAGGAGGAGGATTGATCATGATGATCGGCAATCCTGGCCCACAAGACTACGAAACCTACGCAACAGATGCCCTGAGTCGTTATCTCAAAGAACAGGTCTGTCCTCAAGCAGCCAACAACTTAGGTGGTCTGATTCAAAGCTACTGCAAAACCTTGGTTGATACAGGCAGACCTCAAATTCATCACCTGATTACCTATTCCACCACCCGCAAAAACTACTTGATTTTTAGTATTTATGCCACCGAACTCTCCTTACCCTCTCCTGTCCCAACCTACAAATTTCAAACTATCGGTGTAATGCAACAATTTTATACCTACGAAGCAGAGAAACTTTAA
- a CDS encoding MFS transporter: MTVKLRVAPSTVPQTHLHLFFWVWFGQLISNIGTQLTLFAFGVSVYQQSQSVTQFALMILAIYLPPILMAPLAGHLADHYQRRLIMILSDTGAIAGILLLGWLLQFEALASWQIYLLLGISSAFNSLQVPAYLAATTLMVPRTFLSRANGLILIGHSVAQLVAPFTAAWLILSLQLPGIILLDCLSFGFILITLLMVRFPEIAPPARSPSPATYLSLIQETLWGWHYIQHRPGLLALLLLMSITYATLGMTEVLFTPFVLSFATTKELGSLLSMAGGGWVVGSLMVSFWRDPPRLVLPIIGGVLVQGWVLLGAGGEWTIKIFPVCVGGIVAYCLVCPLILSFNQTLWQEQVEPEYQGQVFATRLAIEWSFRLITLVLAGPLVDRLFEPFFRGDYWLLDQVGWLTGRGEGRGIAALLSIMGAINLLGAIAAYRYTPLLRLDSQTSR; encoded by the coding sequence ATGACTGTAAAACTTAGAGTGGCCCCCTCGACTGTGCCCCAAACCCATCTTCACCTCTTTTTCTGGGTTTGGTTTGGTCAGTTAATCTCTAATATTGGCACTCAGTTAACCCTTTTTGCCTTTGGGGTTTCGGTTTATCAGCAATCTCAATCCGTTACTCAATTTGCTCTGATGATTCTGGCGATTTATCTGCCTCCCATTTTAATGGCTCCTCTAGCAGGTCATCTAGCCGATCATTATCAGCGACGGTTAATTATGATTCTCAGTGATACGGGGGCGATCGCGGGAATTTTGCTCTTGGGGTGGTTACTACAATTTGAAGCCTTGGCCAGTTGGCAAATTTATCTACTTTTAGGAATCAGTTCTGCTTTTAATAGTTTGCAGGTTCCGGCTTACCTCGCCGCTACCACTCTCATGGTTCCGAGAACATTTTTAAGTCGGGCCAATGGTCTAATCCTGATCGGTCATTCTGTGGCCCAACTGGTAGCCCCCTTTACAGCAGCTTGGTTAATTCTTTCCCTCCAACTTCCTGGCATCATTTTGTTGGACTGTCTCAGTTTTGGCTTTATTCTGATTACCCTGTTGATGGTTCGGTTTCCTGAAATCGCGCCTCCTGCCCGTTCCCCATCACCCGCTACCTATCTTAGTCTGATCCAAGAAACCCTTTGGGGCTGGCACTATATCCAACATCGCCCTGGTTTACTAGCTCTGCTACTACTGATGAGTATTACCTATGCAACCCTGGGCATGACAGAAGTCCTGTTCACCCCTTTTGTACTTAGTTTTGCGACAACCAAGGAATTAGGCTCTTTACTCAGTATGGCCGGAGGGGGTTGGGTAGTGGGTAGTCTCATGGTCAGTTTTTGGCGAGATCCGCCCCGTTTAGTCCTACCCATTATCGGTGGGGTATTGGTTCAAGGTTGGGTTTTGCTTGGTGCTGGCGGAGAATGGACAATCAAAATTTTTCCGGTCTGTGTGGGCGGCATTGTTGCCTATTGTCTCGTCTGTCCCTTGATTTTGAGTTTTAATCAAACCCTTTGGCAAGAACAGGTAGAACCGGAATATCAAGGTCAAGTTTTTGCGACTCGTTTAGCAATTGAATGGTCATTTCGACTGATCACCCTTGTCCTAGCTGGCCCCCTGGTTGATCGCCTATTTGAACCCTTTTTTCGGGGAGATTATTGGTTACTCGATCAAGTCGGTTGGTTGACAGGACGGGGAGAAGGTCGAGGCATTGCTGCTTTATTGAGTATCATGGGGGCAATTAATCTCTTAGGGGCGATCGCTGCCTATCGTTATACTCCACTGCTGAGATTGGACAGTCAAACCTCTCGTTAA